One window of the Nocardia huaxiensis genome contains the following:
- the recG gene encoding ATP-dependent DNA helicase RecG: MATLSDRLDHVLGVKAADQLAESFDMTTVEDLLRHYPLRYATQGQPLSEEQPEEGQHITVIGRVTKTDLRPMKNRRGSLLRVSLDSGGPRPVDITFFNGDKVRHLVKEGVRAMMSGTVHYWRPDQWNLSHPDYLILPTTVDGEVEKVTSIHGGGALRGLAQSAKGAGGVDMSFFEREFIPVYPATAKVQSWDLLRCIRQVLDQLDPIDDPLPESLRAEHALTPISDALRLIHLPERKSDIEEARNRLRFDEALALQLVLAERRHQVEGRRAEPCPPRTDGIAAAFDKRLPFELTEGQRTVIDEISADLSRPHPMHRLLQGEVGSGKTIVALHAMLQVIDSGRQCALLAPTEVLAAQHYRSLKNMLGDLGSAGELGAADNATKVVLVTGSMSAGQKKAGLLDAVTGEAGLVIGTHALIQDNVDFFDLGMVVVDEQHRFGVEQRDALRAKAKNGVSPHLLVMTATPIPRTIAMTTLGDLETSVLTQLPRGRSPIVSKVVPAKVKPSWVDRAWERIHEEVEAGRQAYVVCSRIGDDEDKDAKGGKGKGKKKSEEEKEGPTTHSVLDVYEMLRTGPLKDLRVGLLHGRLPGDEKDRVMRALNDHEIDVLVSTTVVEVGVDVPNATIMAIVDADRFGVSQLHQLRGRVGRGKHPGLCLLITETNPVGTAMARLEAVAGTNDGFELAVLDLRQRREGDVLGSAQSGTARSLRLLSLLDDLEVITAAQQLAREVVESDPGLKKHPGLASMMRAAVDGERLEYLAKS; this comes from the coding sequence ATGGCGACACTGAGTGACCGGCTCGACCATGTGTTGGGCGTGAAGGCCGCCGACCAGCTGGCCGAATCCTTCGACATGACCACGGTCGAGGACCTGCTGCGACACTATCCGCTGCGCTACGCCACCCAGGGGCAGCCGCTCAGCGAGGAGCAGCCCGAGGAGGGTCAGCACATCACGGTGATCGGCCGGGTCACCAAAACCGATCTGCGCCCGATGAAGAACCGGCGCGGCAGCCTGCTGCGCGTCTCCCTGGACAGTGGCGGCCCGCGCCCGGTGGACATCACCTTCTTCAATGGCGACAAGGTGCGCCATCTGGTGAAAGAGGGAGTGCGCGCGATGATGTCGGGCACCGTGCACTACTGGCGGCCCGATCAGTGGAATCTCTCGCACCCCGACTACCTGATCCTGCCGACCACCGTCGACGGTGAGGTCGAGAAGGTCACCTCCATCCACGGCGGCGGCGCGCTGCGCGGACTCGCCCAGAGCGCGAAAGGCGCCGGGGGAGTGGACATGTCGTTCTTCGAACGCGAGTTCATCCCGGTGTACCCCGCGACCGCGAAGGTGCAGAGCTGGGATCTGCTGCGCTGCATCCGCCAGGTGCTCGACCAGCTCGACCCCATCGACGATCCGCTGCCGGAGAGCCTGCGCGCCGAACACGCGCTCACGCCCATCTCCGATGCCCTGCGCCTGATCCACCTACCCGAGCGCAAATCCGATATCGAAGAGGCCCGCAACCGCCTGCGTTTCGACGAGGCCCTAGCGCTGCAGCTGGTGCTGGCCGAACGCCGCCACCAGGTGGAGGGCCGTCGCGCCGAACCCTGCCCGCCGCGCACCGACGGCATTGCCGCCGCCTTCGACAAGCGCCTGCCCTTCGAATTGACCGAAGGCCAGCGCACCGTCATCGACGAGATCTCCGCCGACCTGTCCCGCCCGCACCCCATGCACCGCCTGCTGCAGGGTGAGGTGGGTTCGGGCAAGACCATCGTCGCCCTGCACGCCATGCTGCAGGTGATCGACAGCGGCCGTCAGTGCGCCCTGCTCGCACCCACGGAAGTCCTTGCCGCCCAGCACTATCGCTCGCTGAAGAATATGCTCGGCGATCTCGGCAGCGCCGGTGAGCTGGGTGCGGCCGACAATGCCACCAAGGTGGTGCTGGTGACCGGCTCCATGTCGGCGGGCCAGAAGAAGGCGGGCCTGCTCGACGCCGTCACCGGCGAGGCCGGGCTGGTGATCGGCACGCACGCCCTCATCCAGGACAATGTCGACTTCTTCGATCTCGGCATGGTCGTGGTCGACGAACAGCACCGCTTCGGTGTCGAGCAGCGAGACGCCTTGCGCGCCAAGGCCAAGAACGGCGTCAGCCCGCATCTGCTGGTCATGACCGCCACCCCGATCCCGCGCACCATCGCCATGACCACGCTCGGCGACCTGGAAACCTCCGTGCTGACCCAGCTTCCGCGCGGCCGCTCGCCCATTGTCTCGAAAGTCGTTCCGGCCAAGGTGAAACCGTCGTGGGTGGATCGCGCGTGGGAGCGCATTCACGAGGAGGTGGAGGCGGGCCGCCAAGCCTATGTGGTCTGCTCCCGCATCGGTGACGACGAGGACAAGGACGCCAAGGGCGGAAAAGGCAAGGGCAAGAAGAAGTCCGAGGAGGAGAAGGAGGGGCCCACCACGCATTCGGTGCTCGACGTCTACGAGATGCTGCGCACCGGACCGCTGAAGGATCTGCGTGTGGGCCTGCTGCACGGTCGCCTCCCCGGTGACGAGAAGGACCGCGTCATGCGGGCGCTCAACGACCACGAGATCGACGTGCTGGTGTCCACTACGGTCGTCGAGGTCGGTGTCGACGTGCCGAACGCCACCATCATGGCCATTGTCGACGCCGATCGGTTCGGCGTCAGCCAGCTGCATCAGCTGCGCGGTCGCGTCGGCCGAGGCAAGCACCCGGGGCTGTGTCTCCTTATTACCGAGACCAATCCGGTCGGCACCGCCATGGCGCGGCTGGAGGCCGTGGCCGGGACCAACGACGGTTTCGAACTGGCCGTGCTCGATCTGCGTCAGCGCCGCGAAGGCGATGTGCTCGGCTCCGCGCAGTCCGGCACCGCGCGCAGCCTGCGCCTGCTGTCGCTGCTCGACGATCTCGAAGTCATCACCGCCGCACAGCAATTGGCGCGTGAGGTGGTGGAATCGGATCCGGGGCTGAAGAAGCATCCGGGCCTGGCGAGCATGATGCGCGCGGCGGTGGACGGCGAGCGCTTGGAATATCTCGCCAAGTCGTAG
- the cofC gene encoding 2-phospho-L-lactate guanylyltransferase, which produces MHAVIAVKSLAQAKSRLAEGLQPRDRPRLVLAMLTDTVTAAVATPGIASVTVVTPDSEVSRVVRGLGAQVEPEPSPNGHGSGLNAALAAGAAAVRRRHGAVELLALQADLPALRPRELADALGASTHRRSVVADHEGSGTVALLVRDGAAPLSPLFGPDSARRHIAAGAVELLGEWPGLRQDVDTTADLERAAALGVGVATGALLRELGVSRACHASKQVRRAGSSLC; this is translated from the coding sequence ATGCACGCTGTGATCGCGGTGAAGAGCCTGGCTCAGGCCAAGAGCCGGCTCGCTGAGGGGCTGCAACCACGGGATCGTCCGCGGTTGGTGCTCGCCATGCTCACCGATACCGTGACGGCTGCTGTCGCCACGCCCGGGATCGCCTCGGTCACGGTGGTGACACCGGATTCGGAGGTGTCCCGGGTGGTGCGCGGGCTGGGGGCGCAGGTCGAGCCGGAGCCGTCGCCGAACGGGCACGGCAGCGGCCTCAATGCCGCGCTGGCGGCCGGGGCCGCGGCGGTGCGGCGGCGGCACGGGGCCGTCGAACTGCTTGCGCTGCAAGCGGATCTGCCGGCGCTGCGGCCGCGGGAACTGGCCGATGCGCTGGGCGCCTCCACGCATCGGCGGTCCGTGGTGGCCGACCACGAGGGCAGTGGGACCGTGGCCCTGCTGGTGCGCGACGGGGCCGCGCCATTGAGCCCGCTGTTCGGCCCGGATTCGGCCCGCCGCCATATCGCGGCGGGCGCGGTGGAACTGCTGGGCGAGTGGCCCGGCCTGCGTCAGGACGTCGACACCACCGCCGATCTGGAACGTGCGGCGGCGCTCGGCGTCGGGGTGGCGACCGGCGCGCTACTCCGTGAACTCGGTGTGTCTCGAGCGTGTCACGCTTCGAAACAGGTTCGCCGAGCCGGGTCTTCCCTGTGCTGA
- a CDS encoding D-alanine--D-alanine ligase family protein → MTNRIRVAVVFGGRSNEHGVSCVSARTVLGSLDPERYEPVPIGITTDGTWVLGSKDPAALAGNAKELTVTESTGAALALVADPSRSGDLVPLDGADQVLGSVDVVFPVLHGAFGEDGTVQGMLELAGLPYVGPGVLASAAGMDKEFTKKLLAAEGLPIGVQVVLRPGTATLAEADRERLGLPVFVKPARGGSSIGITRVDSWDKLDDAIAVARQHDPKVIVEAGIVGREVECGVLEFPDGRVEASVVAEIRMPDESAESPEFYDFDTKYIDDVCEFDVPAKLDDDVAQEIRELAVRAFRALDCQGLARVDFFVTADGPVINEINTMPGFTSISMYPRMWEAAGIDNGTLVSTLIETALARGTGLR, encoded by the coding sequence ATGACCAACAGGATCCGGGTGGCGGTGGTTTTCGGCGGGCGCAGCAACGAACACGGCGTCTCGTGTGTGTCGGCGCGTACCGTGCTGGGCAGCCTAGATCCCGAGCGCTACGAGCCGGTGCCGATCGGCATCACCACCGACGGCACCTGGGTGCTGGGTAGCAAGGATCCCGCGGCGCTCGCCGGAAATGCCAAGGAGCTGACGGTCACCGAGTCCACCGGCGCCGCGCTGGCGCTGGTGGCCGATCCCAGCCGCTCCGGCGATCTGGTGCCGCTCGACGGGGCCGACCAGGTGCTGGGTTCGGTGGATGTCGTATTCCCGGTGCTGCACGGCGCATTCGGTGAGGACGGCACCGTGCAGGGCATGCTGGAGCTGGCCGGGCTGCCCTACGTCGGTCCGGGCGTGCTCGCCAGTGCGGCCGGCATGGACAAGGAGTTCACCAAGAAACTCCTTGCCGCCGAAGGACTTCCGATCGGCGTCCAGGTGGTGCTGCGTCCCGGCACGGCCACCCTGGCCGAGGCCGATCGCGAGCGCCTGGGCTTGCCGGTGTTCGTCAAGCCCGCCCGCGGCGGTTCCTCCATCGGCATCACTCGGGTGGACAGTTGGGACAAACTGGACGATGCCATTGCCGTTGCGCGCCAGCACGATCCGAAGGTGATCGTGGAGGCCGGCATCGTCGGCCGCGAAGTCGAGTGCGGCGTACTGGAATTCCCGGACGGACGCGTGGAAGCCAGTGTGGTGGCCGAGATCCGGATGCCCGACGAATCCGCCGAGAGCCCGGAGTTCTACGACTTCGACACCAAATACATCGACGACGTGTGCGAGTTCGACGTCCCCGCCAAGCTGGACGACGATGTGGCACAGGAGATCCGGGAGCTCGCCGTGCGCGCCTTCCGGGCGCTCGACTGCCAGGGCCTGGCCCGCGTCGACTTCTTCGTGACCGCCGACGGTCCGGTCATCAACGAGATCAACACCATGCCCGGCTTCACCTCCATCTCCATGTACCCGCGCATGTGGGAGGCCGCCGGCATCGACAACGGCACGCTGGTGTCGACCCTCATCGAAACGGCGCTGGCGCGCGGCACCGGCCTGCGCTAG
- a CDS encoding DAK2 domain-containing protein yields the protein MPGVGDVLDGTALLRWGQLCLAGLEHHRDEINALNVFPVADADTGTNMLSTLRAAVRAAEEVAATPPATANTDAPVSGSAIVGVPAAGVAVAMARAATVGARGNSGIILSQVLRGLADAVCDGPLDETALRAALRRAAVLVREALSSPVEGTMLTVLDRAADRAADCQDRSLVAVALAAADGAAKALGETPAQLGVLREAGVVDAGARGLLVMLDQFVAVTGGRVPARPEYVRRGGARQSGTGGAQPGRERAGMANDVAAQPSTSHGRANSFAAEAHRHDAVGDAGVVGDASQYEVMFLVCGTDEQRVGVLRDRLGALGDSVVVVGDGVDTWSAHVHCADAGAAVEAGIAAGVLSGIRIENLAVSGHAPDGPVERGILAVASGAGAVRLFEDSGAAVLEGEVTAESLLAAIRRMPQREVLVLPNGALPAHELVAVSVAARDGQREVLMLPSGSMVQGLAALSMHNGGRAAADDAFAMSEAAAGTRWGALRIAPERALTIVGTCAAGDGLGLVGHDVVVIDADVRAAGRTLLDRMLGLGGELVTMLVGEQAPQGLSDELAAHVASGFPGVEVVVYPGGQAGDLLQIGVE from the coding sequence GTGCCCGGGGTAGGGGACGTGCTCGACGGTACTGCGCTACTGCGCTGGGGGCAGCTCTGCCTGGCCGGCCTCGAACACCACCGCGACGAGATCAACGCACTGAACGTGTTCCCCGTCGCCGATGCCGACACCGGCACCAACATGCTCAGTACTCTCCGCGCGGCGGTGCGAGCGGCGGAAGAAGTGGCCGCGACGCCCCCTGCGACAGCCAACACCGACGCACCTGTTTCCGGTAGCGCGATCGTGGGTGTGCCGGCCGCCGGGGTCGCGGTTGCCATGGCGCGGGCGGCGACGGTGGGGGCACGGGGGAACTCGGGGATCATTCTCTCGCAGGTGCTGCGCGGGCTGGCCGACGCGGTGTGCGATGGGCCACTCGATGAGACGGCGCTGCGGGCGGCGCTGCGGCGGGCGGCCGTGCTGGTCCGTGAGGCGCTGAGTTCTCCGGTGGAGGGGACGATGCTCACGGTGCTGGATCGGGCGGCCGATCGGGCGGCGGATTGTCAGGATCGGAGTTTGGTGGCCGTCGCGCTCGCCGCCGCGGACGGTGCGGCCAAGGCGCTCGGCGAAACTCCGGCGCAACTGGGTGTGCTGCGCGAGGCGGGTGTGGTGGACGCCGGTGCGCGCGGGTTGCTGGTGATGCTGGATCAGTTCGTCGCGGTGACGGGCGGGCGGGTGCCGGCGCGGCCGGAGTATGTGCGACGCGGCGGGGCACGGCAGTCCGGAACGGGTGGCGCGCAACCCGGCCGCGAGCGCGCCGGGATGGCGAATGATGTTGCCGCGCAGCCGTCCACATCGCATGGTCGTGCGAATTCCTTTGCGGCGGAAGCGCATAGGCATGACGCGGTGGGGGATGCTGGTGTCGTGGGCGATGCGTCGCAGTACGAAGTGATGTTCCTGGTGTGCGGCACCGATGAGCAGCGGGTGGGCGTGCTGCGGGATCGGCTCGGTGCGCTGGGGGATTCGGTGGTCGTGGTGGGGGATGGGGTCGATACCTGGTCGGCGCATGTGCATTGCGCGGATGCGGGGGCGGCGGTGGAGGCCGGGATCGCGGCGGGGGTGTTGAGCGGGATCCGGATCGAGAATCTGGCGGTGTCGGGGCACGCGCCGGATGGGCCGGTCGAGCGCGGGATTCTGGCGGTGGCGTCCGGGGCGGGGGCGGTGCGGCTGTTCGAGGACTCGGGGGCGGCGGTACTCGAGGGCGAGGTGACGGCCGAGTCGCTGCTGGCCGCCATTCGGCGGATGCCGCAGCGCGAGGTGCTGGTGCTGCCCAATGGCGCGCTGCCCGCGCACGAGCTGGTGGCCGTGAGTGTGGCGGCGCGGGACGGGCAGCGTGAGGTGCTCATGCTGCCGAGCGGGTCCATGGTGCAGGGGCTGGCGGCATTGTCCATGCACAATGGCGGGCGCGCCGCGGCCGACGACGCCTTCGCCATGTCCGAGGCGGCGGCCGGAACCCGGTGGGGCGCTTTGCGTATCGCGCCGGAGCGGGCCCTCACGATTGTCGGCACCTGCGCGGCGGGCGATGGCCTCGGCTTGGTCGGCCACGATGTGGTGGTCATCGACGCCGATGTGCGCGCGGCCGGGCGCACTCTGCTGGACCGGATGCTCGGTCTCGGTGGGGAACTGGTCACCATGCTCGTGGGTGAGCAAGCGCCGCAAGGACTTTCGGACGAGTTGGCCGCACATGTGGCCTCCGGTTTCCCGGGTGTGGAGGTGGTGGTCTACCCCGGCGGGCAGGCCGGCGACCTGCTGCAGATCGGGGTGGAATAG
- a CDS encoding NAD(P)H-dependent glycerol-3-phosphate dehydrogenase translates to MARAAVLGSGSWGTAFAKVLAEAGTEVTMWARRPEVAQTLATEHRNPWYLPEVDLPPIAATDDHTVALKGADIVVLAVPSQSLRGNLAAWRDTIPADATLLSLAKGIETGTLLRMSEVIAEVSGADPSRVAVLSGPNLAREIAAGQPAATVVACTDVVRAEAVQHASATGYFRPYTNHDVIGCEIGGACKNVIALACGIASGMGLGDNSIASLITRGLAEIIRLGVAVGAEPVTFAGLAGVGDLVATCTSPLSRNRSFGHVLGEGGSMETAQQATHGQVAEGVKSCTSVRALAQRHGVEMPLTEMVHQVCHEGLPASEAVGYLLGRRLKSE, encoded by the coding sequence ATGGCTAGGGCAGCAGTACTGGGAAGCGGGTCCTGGGGGACCGCGTTCGCGAAGGTGTTGGCGGAGGCCGGAACCGAGGTCACCATGTGGGCTCGGCGTCCGGAGGTGGCGCAGACGCTGGCCACCGAGCATCGCAATCCCTGGTATCTCCCGGAGGTGGATCTGCCCCCGATCGCGGCCACCGATGATCACACCGTCGCCCTGAAGGGCGCGGACATCGTGGTGCTGGCGGTGCCGTCGCAGTCGCTGCGCGGGAATCTGGCGGCCTGGCGCGACACCATTCCCGCCGATGCCACGCTGCTGAGCCTGGCCAAGGGCATCGAGACCGGCACCCTGCTGCGCATGAGCGAGGTGATCGCGGAGGTCAGCGGCGCGGACCCGAGCCGGGTGGCGGTGCTGTCGGGCCCGAACCTGGCGCGCGAGATCGCGGCCGGCCAGCCCGCGGCCACCGTGGTGGCCTGCACGGATGTGGTGCGCGCGGAGGCCGTGCAGCACGCCAGTGCCACCGGCTACTTCCGCCCGTACACCAATCACGATGTGATCGGTTGCGAGATCGGCGGCGCCTGCAAGAACGTGATCGCGCTGGCCTGCGGCATCGCCTCCGGAATGGGCCTGGGCGACAACTCGATCGCCAGCCTCATCACGCGCGGGCTGGCCGAGATCATCCGGCTGGGTGTGGCCGTCGGCGCGGAGCCGGTGACCTTCGCGGGCCTGGCCGGGGTCGGCGATCTGGTCGCCACCTGCACCTCGCCGCTGTCGCGCAACCGCTCCTTCGGCCACGTGCTGGGCGAGGGCGGGTCCATGGAGACCGCGCAGCAGGCCACTCATGGGCAGGTCGCCGAGGGTGTGAAGTCCTGCACATCGGTGCGGGCGCTGGCGCAGCGGCACGGGGTCGAGATGCCGCTGACCGAAATGGTGCACCAGGTGTGCCATGAGGGCCTGCCGGCCTCGGAGGCGGTCGGATATCTGCTGGGCCGCCGGCTCAAGTCGGAGTGA
- a CDS encoding uracil-DNA glycosylase produces the protein MGGKPLSEVIDTGWAEALEPVADRIQAMGEFLREENAAGRGYLPKGENVLRAFQRPFDKVRVLIVGQDPYPTPGHPMGLSFSVAPDVSPVPRSLGNIFSEYTKDLGFPTPSNGDLSPWSDQGVLMLNRVLTVQPGQPASHRGKGWEAVTEQAIRALVARDQPLVAILWGRDASTLKPMLGSTPYIESAHPSPLSASRGFFGSRPFSRTNELLGTLGAAPVDWRLP, from the coding sequence ATGGGTGGAAAACCACTGTCGGAAGTCATCGATACGGGCTGGGCCGAGGCCCTGGAACCGGTGGCCGACCGCATTCAAGCAATGGGTGAGTTCCTGCGCGAGGAGAATGCCGCCGGGCGCGGCTATCTCCCGAAGGGTGAGAACGTCCTGCGCGCCTTCCAGCGTCCCTTCGACAAGGTGCGGGTGCTCATCGTCGGGCAGGATCCGTACCCGACGCCGGGGCATCCGATGGGCCTGAGTTTCTCGGTGGCCCCGGATGTTTCGCCGGTGCCGCGCAGCCTGGGCAATATCTTCTCCGAGTACACCAAGGATCTCGGATTCCCGACGCCGTCCAACGGTGATCTGTCGCCGTGGTCGGATCAGGGCGTGCTCATGCTGAACCGAGTGCTGACGGTGCAGCCCGGACAGCCGGCCTCGCATCGCGGCAAGGGCTGGGAAGCCGTGACAGAGCAGGCGATTCGGGCGCTCGTGGCCCGTGACCAGCCGCTCGTCGCCATCCTGTGGGGCCGCGACGCCTCGACGCTCAAGCCCATGCTCGGGTCCACGCCGTACATCGAATCCGCCCATCCCTCACCGTTGTCGGCGTCGCGCGGCTTCTTCGGTTCTCGTCCGTTCTCACGTACGAACGAATTGCTCGGTACATTGGGTGCCGCCCCGGTGGACTGGCGTCTACCGTAG
- a CDS encoding GNAT family N-acetyltransferase, with translation MNDAGWQVVPLAAGHTRSLAECHIACWREAYQGLVPQHVLDAFDLDQRAAAWEKNRLAHPDETVVAVIDGAVAGFANAGPDLDESADVQRQIRAMYVRSAWYGTGLAHALMRAVLTRDADTSLWVFEENPRARAFYRKFGFELDGQRRVEAFTPAMEVRMVRRVSGRR, from the coding sequence GTGAACGACGCGGGCTGGCAGGTTGTCCCGCTGGCGGCCGGGCACACCAGGAGTCTGGCCGAATGCCATATCGCCTGCTGGCGTGAGGCGTATCAGGGACTCGTGCCACAGCACGTGCTGGACGCCTTCGATCTCGATCAGCGCGCGGCCGCCTGGGAGAAGAATCGTCTCGCCCATCCGGACGAGACGGTCGTGGCCGTAATCGACGGCGCCGTCGCCGGATTCGCGAACGCCGGGCCGGATCTGGACGAATCCGCCGATGTCCAGAGGCAAATCAGAGCCATGTATGTCCGATCTGCCTGGTACGGCACCGGACTCGCGCATGCGCTCATGCGCGCGGTACTGACCCGGGACGCGGACACCTCGCTGTGGGTCTTCGAGGAGAATCCGCGCGCCCGGGCCTTCTACCGCAAATTCGGCTTCGAACTCGACGGGCAGCGCCGAGTCGAAGCCTTCACTCCCGCAATGGAAGTGCGAATGGTGCGCCGCGTCAGCGGTCGCCGGTGA
- a CDS encoding DUF3515 domain-containing protein, whose product MSNDSTDASNDATASQAAGSETTAVDAPAGPDLTKREGSGSGEPTVEQSPDSGTQPAEEDDFSTQRSPALIATAVALPIALVVGVLVAGVMASKNPAREPLALGSVPAPTAEGPACSALLPALPGSLGDYTTAELREPAPVATKAWQKPEGGEPIVLRCGLDRPLEFNRASPLQIVNGVNWFEVRDETSGVTSGTWFAVDRGTYIAVTMANDAGPTPLQDISESIKKAIPEQPLDPGPLPN is encoded by the coding sequence ATGAGCAACGACAGCACCGACGCGAGCAACGACGCCACCGCCAGCCAGGCGGCAGGCAGCGAGACGACAGCCGTCGACGCCCCCGCAGGTCCCGATCTCACCAAACGCGAAGGCTCCGGAAGCGGCGAGCCCACCGTCGAGCAGTCACCGGATTCCGGCACGCAGCCCGCGGAGGAAGACGACTTCTCGACGCAGCGGTCGCCCGCGCTCATCGCCACGGCCGTCGCGCTGCCCATCGCACTCGTGGTCGGTGTGCTGGTGGCCGGGGTGATGGCGAGCAAGAATCCCGCCCGCGAGCCGCTGGCGCTGGGGTCGGTGCCCGCGCCCACCGCCGAAGGCCCGGCGTGCTCGGCGCTGCTGCCCGCACTGCCCGGCAGCCTCGGCGATTACACGACCGCCGAACTGCGGGAACCCGCGCCGGTCGCGACCAAGGCGTGGCAGAAGCCGGAGGGCGGCGAACCGATCGTGCTGCGCTGCGGGCTGGATCGGCCGCTCGAGTTCAATCGCGCCTCGCCGTTGCAGATCGTGAACGGCGTCAACTGGTTCGAGGTGCGCGACGAGACCAGCGGGGTCACCTCGGGCACCTGGTTCGCGGTGGATCGCGGCACCTATATCGCCGTCACCATGGCCAATGACGCGGGTCCGACTCCGCTGCAGGATATTTCGGAGTCCATCAAGAAGGCGATCCCGGAGCAGCCGCTGGACCCGGGGCCGCTGCCCAACTGA
- a CDS encoding DUF5946 family protein, with translation MTSASDRCPECGGVLPPSGVCADRIPELLEIEAQVLDGSEDSLRAHFYAIATYQVQHPSRMTPQATAGMRAALTRMARNPFPISDLRREIRRDFRAVKVTNPNPEDRSGVDSRWPCDWPITAADIVARPPSEYVAAVTEWARAATDLLDRAVGGAVS, from the coding sequence ATGACCTCGGCCTCGGATCGCTGCCCGGAATGCGGCGGCGTGCTCCCGCCCTCCGGTGTCTGCGCCGACCGGATTCCGGAACTGCTGGAGATCGAAGCGCAGGTGCTGGACGGCAGTGAGGATTCGCTGCGAGCGCACTTCTACGCCATCGCCACCTATCAGGTGCAGCATCCGTCCCGCATGACCCCGCAGGCCACCGCCGGAATGCGCGCCGCGCTGACGCGCATGGCCCGAAACCCGTTCCCCATCAGCGATTTACGCCGCGAGATACGACGTGACTTCCGCGCGGTGAAGGTGACCAATCCGAACCCGGAGGATCGTTCCGGCGTGGATTCGCGCTGGCCCTGCGACTGGCCGATCACGGCGGCCGACATCGTCGCGCGACCGCCGAGCGAGTACGTGGCGGCCGTCACCGAATGGGCCCGGGCGGCAACGGATCTGCTCGACCGGGCCGTTGGCGGAGCAGTGAGCTAG
- a CDS encoding DUF6191 domain-containing protein: MAMTIPGLAMLIIAVAFADVAYRKLTGRSALPWMRGGEQQRKAAAIGFEEFDALFGSGKRVEFEQRQSVLMHRENPGDGQDGFEVDLTGGTATLRKS, from the coding sequence ATGGCGATGACGATCCCCGGGCTGGCGATGCTCATCATCGCCGTGGCCTTCGCCGACGTGGCCTACCGCAAACTCACCGGCCGCTCGGCGCTGCCGTGGATGCGCGGCGGCGAGCAGCAGCGCAAGGCCGCCGCCATCGGCTTCGAGGAGTTCGACGCGCTCTTCGGTTCCGGCAAGCGGGTCGAATTCGAGCAGCGGCAGTCGGTGCTCATGCACCGGGAGAATCCCGGCGACGGCCAGGACGGCTTCGAGGTCGACCTCACCGGCGGCACGGCGACCCTGCGCAAGAGCTGA
- a CDS encoding thiamine-phosphate kinase encodes MTADRKQAPGVLLGPGDDAAVVAAPDGRFVVTTDMLVQDRHFRLDWSDPEDIGRKAIAQNAADVVAMGAAPSAFVVSLGCPSDTAVEFVERLADGMWAEAERAGGSIAGGDMVRSPFLVISVTAFGDPRGREPITRSGARPGDVVAVAGKLGWSAAGLAVLLADADPVSGPVIDRLADVVAAHRVPRPDYAAVLELPESTAITALTDVSDGLLADLGHIAESSGVAVDLDSAALHDPTLDGVAAVLGASPLDWVLTGGEDHAFAATFADAGDVPAGWVPIGRVLTGTGVTVDGAPRTGPTGWESFA; translated from the coding sequence ATCACCGCCGATCGCAAGCAGGCGCCGGGCGTGCTGCTAGGGCCGGGCGACGACGCCGCGGTGGTGGCCGCGCCGGATGGGCGGTTCGTGGTGACGACCGACATGCTGGTGCAGGACCGGCATTTCCGGCTGGACTGGTCGGATCCGGAGGACATCGGGCGCAAGGCGATCGCGCAGAACGCCGCGGATGTGGTGGCGATGGGCGCCGCGCCGAGTGCGTTCGTGGTGTCGCTGGGTTGCCCGTCGGACACCGCGGTCGAGTTCGTGGAGCGGCTGGCCGACGGCATGTGGGCCGAGGCGGAGCGCGCGGGCGGGTCCATCGCCGGGGGCGATATGGTGCGCAGCCCGTTCCTGGTGATCTCGGTGACGGCGTTCGGTGATCCGCGTGGGCGGGAACCGATTACGCGTTCGGGCGCGCGGCCCGGTGATGTGGTCGCGGTGGCGGGGAAGCTGGGCTGGTCGGCGGCGGGGCTGGCGGTGCTGCTGGCCGACGCCGATCCGGTGTCCGGCCCCGTGATCGATCGATTGGCCGATGTGGTTGCGGCGCATCGGGTTCCGCGCCCGGACTATGCCGCGGTGCTGGAGCTGCCGGAGTCGACGGCGATCACCGCGCTGACCGATGTGTCCGACGGCCTGCTCGCCGATCTGGGGCATATTGCCGAATCGTCCGGTGTCGCCGTCGATCTCGATTCGGCCGCGCTGCACGACCCCACCCTCGACGGTGTGGCGGCCGTGCTCGGCGCAAGCCCCCTCGACTGGGTTCTCACCGGCGGCGAAGATCATGCCTTCGCAGCCACTTTCGCCGATGCCGGGGATGTGCCCGCAGGTTGGGTACCCATAGGGCGGGTGCTGACCGGCACGGGCGTGACGGTCGACGGCGCCCCCCGAACCGGACCTACCGGTTGGGAATCCTTCGCTTAG
- the rpmB gene encoding 50S ribosomal protein L28, translating into MAAVCDVCAKGPGFGKSVSHSHRRTNRRWNPNIQTVRAQVAPGNTRRMNVCTSCLKAGKVARG; encoded by the coding sequence ATGGCTGCCGTCTGCGACGTCTGCGCCAAGGGCCCCGGCTTCGGTAAGTCGGTTTCGCATTCGCACCGGCGCACCAACCGTCGCTGGAACCCGAATATTCAGACCGTGCGTGCGCAGGTTGCCCCGGGCAACACCCGCCGCATGAACGTGTGCACCTCCTGCCTGAAGGCCGGCAAGGTCGCCCGCGGCTGA